Within Acidobacteriota bacterium, the genomic segment ACGCCCTATGTTCAGTCCCTGCGCGCGGCCGCGATGGATGGCGTGGACGTGCGGTTGTTGGTACCACAGGCCACTGACATCCCGGTGGTGCGTGCCTTGTCGCGCACAGGCTATCGTTCGTTGCTGGAAGGGGGCGTGCGCGTCTTTGAATGGAATGGCGCGATGCTGCACGCCAAAACCGCTGTGGCGGATGGGCGCTGGGCGCGCGTCGGCTCGACCAATCTGAATCTGGCCAGTTGGCTTGGGAACTGGGAACTGGATGTGATTGTCGAAAATCAAGGCTTCGGGCACGCGATGGAGCAGATGTATCTGGATGATTTGCAGAACGCGACCGAGATTGTCTTGACCGCCCGCAATCGTATCGCGCTGATTCGTGAACGCCGCCGCCGCAAGTTGCGCGAGCAATTCAGCGTCACCGGTTCCAGCCGTGCCGCCGCCGGAGCGATTCGCCTGGGCAACGCCGTAAGCGCCGCACTCACCAATCATCGCGTGCTCAGCCCGTCAGAAGCGCGTATCACCGCCAGCGCGGGCTTGCTGTTGTTGTGCTTGTCCGGCCTGGCGGTTTGGTGGCCACATCTATTAACCGTACCGCTCGCCTTTTTGGGTGCCTGGGTCGCCATTTCACTCTTCCTGCGTGCGTATGACCTGCATCAGGAAGGCAGGCGCGAAACCAAGTTGTCGTTGGCGACCAAGAGCGCCGTCGCCGAAACACCGAAAGAAGTCGAGAAGGTTTGAGATGCTGCGGTTCCGCGTCGTCACTTACAACATACACAAATGCCAGGGCCTGGATCGCCGCGTCAGCCCGGAACGCATCGTCAATGTGCTGCGTGAAATTGACGCCGACGTGATCGCGCTGCAAGAAGTGCTGGCCATACGCGGGCGCGGCAGCGCACACGACCAGGCGCATTTCATTGCCGAGAGCCTGGGGATGCAATACCAACTGGGTGAAAACCGGCGCCTGCACGGCGGCGCGTATGGCAATCTGGTCTTGACGCGCTGGCCAATGAATGCAGCCGTCAACCACGACATCAGCATTGCGGGCCGCGAACAGCGCGGTTGTTTACGGGTTGATATTCAATTGCCCAACGACCAGTTGCTACATGTTTACAATGTTCACCTCGGCACCTCATTCACCGAACGCCGCCAACAGGCGCGCCGCCTGCTCGACACCGCCATTTTGCATAGCGACGATCACAACGGCCCGCGCATCATGCTCGGCGATTTCAACGAATGGACGCGCGGCATGGCTTCGCGCCTGCTGGCCGAGCATTTTCAGAGCGCCGACATGCGCCTGGCGCTGGGCCGCCAACGCACCTATCCCGGCGTGCTGCCGTTTTTGCATCTGGATCACATCTATTATGACAAAGCGCTGGAATTGGAAGCGGCGCAATTGCATCGCGGCCGCTTGGCGCTGGTGGCGTCGGATCATTTGCCGATTGTGGCCGAGTTTCATTTGCGTCAGTGAGGCTCGACCTGGGTACGCACCGCTTCCAGCGTGCAGTCTTTGGGGGCCCGAACATAAGCCAATAGCTCTGACTTGACGCCTGCACGCTGGAAGCGGTGCGTACCCAGGTTAGACCCAAAGCTCAATGTGATTCGCGCGTGACCTCTGCCCCGCTCTTGCCAACCAGAAAATCAAAATCAGCGCCACGATCCGCTTGCAACACGTGTTCGATGTAAAGCCGGTAATAGCCACGATCATACACTTGCGCAGGCGGCAACCATTGCGCGCGGCGGGCGCTCAGTTCTTCGTCGCTCACATCCAAGTGCAAACGGCGCGCGGCTACATCCAGCTCAATGACATCATCGTCTTGCACTAGCGCCAGCACGCCGCCTGCCGCCGCTTCGGGCGCAACGTGCAAAACGACCGTGCCGTAGGCCGTGCCGCTCATGCGCGCGTCCGAAATGCGAATCATATCAGTGACGCCTTGTTGCAAGACTTTGGGCGGCAGCCCCAGATTGCCGACTTCGGGCATGCCGGGGTAGCCTTTCGGGCCGCAGTTTTTCAGCACGAGAATACACTCGGCGTCTACATCCAAATTAGGATCGTCAATGCGCGCGTGATAATCCTCGATGTCTTCAAAAACGACGGCGCGCCCGCGATGCTGCATCAACGCGGGCGTGGCGGCGGATGGTTTGAGCACCGCGCCATCCGGGCAAAGATTGCCGCGCAGGACGGCGATGCCGCCTTGTTCGGTCAGCGGTTCGTCGAAGGCTTTGATCACGTCGCGGTTCCAGCAGGGCGCGGCGGCGGTGTTTTCGCCGATGGTTTTGCCGTTGACGGTCAGCGCGTCGCGTTCGATCAAATCGCCC encodes:
- a CDS encoding endonuclease/exonuclease/phosphatase family protein, whose product is MLRFRVVTYNIHKCQGLDRRVSPERIVNVLREIDADVIALQEVLAIRGRGSAHDQAHFIAESLGMQYQLGENRRLHGGAYGNLVLTRWPMNAAVNHDISIAGREQRGCLRVDIQLPNDQLLHVYNVHLGTSFTERRQQARRLLDTAILHSDDHNGPRIMLGDFNEWTRGMASRLLAEHFQSADMRLALGRQRTYPGVLPFLHLDHIYYDKALELEAAQLHRGRLALVASDHLPIVAEFHLRQ